In Limnohabitans sp. INBF002, one genomic interval encodes:
- the urtA gene encoding urea ABC transporter substrate-binding protein yields MNRRGNLKALAAAAALSVGSFVIAPQALAADTIKVGVLHSLSGTMAISETVLKDTVLMAIDEINAKGGVLGKKLEPVVVDPASNWPLFAEKTKQLLGQDKVSVIFGCWTSVSRKSVLPVVEEMNGLLFYPVQYEGEELSKNVFYTGAAPNQQAIPAVDYLMSKDGGGAKRWVLLGTDYVYPRTTNKILRAYLKSKGVADKDIDEKYTPFGHSDYQTIVADIKKFSAGGKTAVVSTINGDSNVPFYKELGNAGLKAKDVPVVAFSVGEEELRGVDTKPLVGHLAAWNYFMSIKSPTNDEFIKKWSAYAKAKGIAGHKDKPLTNDPMEATYIGINMWKQAVEKAKSTDVDKVIAAMAGQTFKAPSGIVSKMDEKNHHLHKSVFIGEIKADGQFNVVWKTPGPVKAKPWSPFIEGNASKPDEPVKK; encoded by the coding sequence ATGAATCGTCGAGGAAATCTGAAGGCTTTGGCCGCGGCTGCGGCTCTGTCCGTTGGCTCATTTGTGATCGCACCACAAGCGCTGGCGGCAGACACCATCAAGGTTGGCGTGCTGCACAGCCTGTCAGGCACCATGGCGATTTCTGAAACTGTGTTGAAAGACACCGTGCTGATGGCCATCGACGAAATCAACGCCAAGGGCGGCGTGTTGGGCAAAAAGCTCGAACCCGTGGTGGTCGACCCCGCTTCGAACTGGCCTTTGTTTGCTGAGAAAACCAAGCAGTTGCTCGGCCAAGACAAGGTTTCGGTCATCTTCGGTTGCTGGACTTCGGTGTCTCGTAAATCGGTGTTGCCTGTTGTGGAAGAAATGAACGGCTTGCTGTTCTACCCCGTGCAATACGAAGGTGAAGAGCTCAGCAAAAACGTGTTCTACACAGGCGCAGCGCCTAACCAACAAGCCATCCCCGCGGTGGACTATTTGATGAGCAAAGACGGCGGCGGCGCCAAGCGTTGGGTCTTGTTGGGCACCGACTATGTATACCCACGCACCACCAACAAAATTTTGCGCGCCTACCTCAAGAGCAAGGGCGTGGCCGACAAAGACATCGACGAGAAGTACACCCCGTTTGGTCACAGCGATTACCAAACCATCGTGGCTGACATCAAGAAGTTTTCTGCGGGCGGCAAAACTGCCGTGGTGTCCACCATCAACGGTGACTCCAACGTGCCGTTTTACAAAGAACTCGGCAACGCTGGCTTGAAAGCCAAAGACGTGCCCGTCGTCGCCTTCTCAGTCGGTGAAGAAGAGTTGCGCGGCGTGGACACCAAGCCTTTGGTCGGTCACTTGGCGGCATGGAACTACTTCATGTCCATCAAGAGCCCCACCAACGATGAGTTCATCAAGAAATGGTCTGCCTACGCCAAAGCCAAAGGCATCGCTGGCCACAAAGACAAGCCTTTGACCAACGACCCGATGGAAGCCACTTACATCGGCATCAACATGTGGAAGCAAGCGGTTGAAAAAGCCAAGTCCACCGATGTGGACAAAGTCATCGCCGCCATGGCCGGTCAAACCTTCAAAGCGCCCAGCGGCATCGTGAGCAAGATGGATGAAAAGAACCACCACTTGCACAAGTCGGTGTTCATCGGCGAGATCAAGGCTGACGGCCAATTCAACGTGGTTTGGAAAACACCAGGCCCCGTCAAAGCCAAGCCATGGAGCCCCTTCATCGAAGGCAATGCTTCAAAGCCTGATGAGCCTGTGAAGAAGTAA
- the urtB gene encoding urea ABC transporter permease subunit UrtB produces the protein MTCFSLPAWARQLALRGVCTLALGVLSHASALALTTEQTRALTLGDTDARVTALQKALASPDAPTAAFLQAMADDAVKVNGTQVLVVRDGKAFDPVSGEATALPDTAEDVINNNRMRGEIDAALSALQLLSPDAALRVQAAKSVLKEPDPTKLAMLEKALASESNEGVKKQMLLARAAILLNSNNADERFASAKTLADSQTPDTQLLLNQRLSQEEDKKVRAQLQTSLLTIQAALSWGEKLGALFTGISLGSILLLVALGLAITYGLMGVINMAHGELMMIGAYATYVVQGLFRQYLPGMFDAYLLVAVPASFLAAALVGAVLERLVLRHLYGRPLETLLATWGISLVLMQGVRSIFGAQNVGVENPSWMSGGVQLLANLSLPYNRLIIIGFAVFVLVGMTLLISKTRLGLFVRGVTQNRPMASALGVNTARIDTYAFSLGCGIAGLAGCALSQIGNVGPDLGQNYIVDAFMVVVLGGVGQLAGTVYAAMGLGLMNKLLEGVAGAVLAKIAVLVFIIVFIQKRPQGIFAMKGRSAEA, from the coding sequence ATGACCTGTTTTTCTTTACCTGCGTGGGCACGTCAGCTCGCGCTGCGCGGTGTTTGCACACTGGCACTCGGCGTGTTGAGCCATGCCTCTGCATTGGCGTTGACCACGGAACAAACACGCGCACTCACGCTGGGTGACACCGATGCGCGCGTGACCGCACTGCAAAAAGCACTCGCCTCACCCGACGCACCAACCGCCGCCTTTTTGCAAGCCATGGCCGATGACGCGGTGAAAGTGAATGGCACCCAAGTGCTGGTGGTGCGCGACGGCAAAGCGTTTGACCCCGTGAGCGGTGAAGCCACCGCCCTGCCCGACACCGCAGAAGACGTGATCAACAACAACCGCATGCGCGGCGAAATTGACGCCGCCTTGTCTGCCCTGCAATTGCTCAGCCCCGATGCCGCCTTGCGTGTGCAAGCTGCCAAGTCGGTGCTGAAAGAACCCGACCCGACCAAACTTGCCATGCTGGAAAAAGCCTTGGCCAGCGAAAGCAACGAGGGCGTGAAAAAACAAATGCTGTTGGCCCGCGCGGCGATTTTGCTCAACAGCAACAACGCCGACGAACGCTTTGCCTCGGCCAAAACTTTGGCTGACAGCCAAACGCCGGACACCCAACTTTTGCTCAACCAACGTCTGAGCCAAGAGGAAGACAAAAAGGTGCGCGCTCAGTTGCAAACCTCGTTGCTCACCATCCAAGCGGCGTTGAGCTGGGGTGAAAAACTCGGCGCCTTGTTCACCGGCATCAGCTTGGGCTCTATCTTGTTGTTGGTGGCCTTAGGGCTAGCCATCACCTACGGTTTGATGGGTGTCATCAACATGGCACACGGCGAGCTGATGATGATTGGTGCGTATGCCACCTACGTGGTGCAGGGCTTGTTTCGCCAATATTTACCGGGCATGTTTGACGCGTATTTGTTGGTGGCCGTGCCAGCCTCGTTCCTCGCAGCGGCCTTGGTGGGTGCGGTGCTGGAGCGATTGGTGTTGCGTCACTTGTATGGCCGCCCGCTCGAAACACTGCTGGCCACATGGGGCATCAGCTTGGTGTTGATGCAAGGCGTGCGCAGCATTTTTGGCGCGCAAAACGTGGGCGTCGAAAACCCTTCGTGGATGAGCGGCGGCGTGCAACTGCTGGCCAACCTCTCGCTGCCCTACAACCGTTTGATCATCATTGGCTTTGCGGTGTTTGTGTTGGTGGGCATGACGCTCTTGATCAGCAAAACACGTTTGGGTTTGTTCGTGCGCGGTGTGACACAAAACCGCCCGATGGCTTCGGCTTTGGGCGTGAACACGGCACGCATTGACACCTATGCGTTCTCTCTCGGCTGCGGCATCGCGGGCTTGGCCGGTTGTGCGCTCAGCCAAATCGGCAACGTCGGGCCAGACCTCGGTCAAAACTACATCGTCGACGCCTTCATGGTGGTGGTGCTGGGTGGCGTGGGTCAACTGGCGGGCACGGTGTATGCCGCGATGGGCCTCGGCCTCATGAACAAATTGCTCGAAGGCGTGGCCGGTGCCGTGCTGGCCAAGATTGCGGTGTTGGTGTTCATCATTGTGTTCATCCAAAAACGCCCCCAAGGCATCTTTGCCATGAAAGGCCGCAG
- the ureG gene encoding urease accessory protein UreG, with amino-acid sequence MMKHLHTIAHRTKKLPPLRVGIGGPVGSGKTTLLEMLCKAMRDKYDLVAITNDIYTKEDQRLLTISGALPAERIMGVETGGCPHTAIREDASINLEAIDRMLVDFPDADVVFIESGGDNLAATFSPELSDLTIYVIDVAAGEKIPRKGGPGITKSDLFVINKTDLAPYVGANLDVMEADTIRMRTNASGLKPFVMTNLRTLDGLQEVVKFIETKGMLI; translated from the coding sequence ATCATGAAGCACTTACACACCATCGCACATCGCACCAAAAAATTGCCACCCTTGCGCGTGGGCATCGGCGGCCCTGTGGGCTCCGGTAAAACCACCTTGCTCGAAATGCTGTGTAAAGCCATGCGCGACAAGTACGACCTCGTCGCCATCACCAACGACATTTACACCAAAGAAGACCAACGCTTGCTGACCATCAGCGGTGCGCTGCCTGCCGAGCGCATCATGGGCGTGGAAACGGGCGGCTGCCCGCACACCGCGATTCGTGAAGATGCGTCCATCAACCTCGAAGCGATTGACCGCATGCTGGTGGACTTTCCGGATGCCGATGTGGTGTTCATTGAAAGCGGCGGCGACAACTTGGCCGCCACCTTCAGCCCTGAGCTGAGCGACTTGACGATCTATGTGATCGACGTCGCGGCTGGCGAAAAAATTCCCCGCAAAGGCGGCCCCGGCATCACCAAGAGCGATTTGTTTGTGATCAACAAAACCGATCTCGCCCCCTATGTGGGAGCGAACTTAGATGTGATGGAAGCCGACACCATTCGCATGCGCACGAATGCGAGTGGCTTGAAGCCTTTTGTCATGACCAACTTGCGTACCTTGGATGGTTTGCAAGAGGTGGTCAAGTTCATTGAGACCAAAGGGATGTTGATCTAA
- a CDS encoding urease accessory protein UreF, translating to MTIDAATVATPSTPALLQLIWLASPALPIGGFSYSEGLEAAIDHGLVHDEHSAAEWLLDQLHLTQSRGDMAVLGHMVTAWQALDHERLETLSQWVHATRESAELRLQSEQMGRSMLEWLRNQDAIDAATIALCNRWVPTYPLMFALALSRTGAPLEQCLQAYAFGWAENMVQAAIKSVPLGQNSGQRMLTKLAQHIAPAVSHAMQVNDDTRQAFSPMLAILSAQHETQYSRLFRS from the coding sequence ATGACCATTGATGCTGCAACGGTCGCGACGCCTTCTACGCCCGCACTGCTCCAACTCATCTGGCTCGCCTCACCCGCGTTGCCGATTGGCGGCTTTTCGTATTCCGAAGGTTTAGAAGCGGCCATCGACCACGGGCTTGTGCATGACGAACACAGCGCGGCCGAGTGGTTGTTGGATCAATTGCACCTCACCCAATCGCGCGGCGATATGGCGGTGCTGGGTCATATGGTCACCGCATGGCAAGCCCTTGACCACGAACGTTTAGAAACCTTGAGCCAATGGGTGCACGCCACGCGCGAGAGCGCTGAGCTGCGTTTGCAAAGCGAGCAAATGGGTCGCTCCATGTTGGAGTGGCTGCGCAACCAAGACGCCATCGATGCAGCCACCATCGCCCTGTGCAACCGCTGGGTGCCCACCTACCCGCTGATGTTTGCGTTGGCTTTGTCACGCACCGGCGCACCACTGGAGCAATGCTTGCAAGCCTATGCCTTTGGCTGGGCCGAGAACATGGTGCAAGCCGCCATCAAGTCGGTGCCCCTCGGACAAAATTCGGGGCAACGCATGTTGACGAAACTCGCCCAACACATCGCACCCGCCGTCAGCCATGCCATGCAAGTGAACGACGACACACGCCAAGCTTTTTCTCCCATGCTGGCCATTCTTTCGGCTCAACATGAAACTCAATACTCACGACTGTTTAGATCATGA
- the tkt gene encoding transketolase: protein MSALTTTPLANAIRFLSIDAIVKAEEGHQGVPLGMAEIATALYTRHLKFNPQDANWADRDRVVLSNGHGSMLLYSLLHLTGYPDFPIEEIQKFRELDSICEGHPERPHGAINGIEVTTGPLGQGIANAFGMAIAEAYLNARFGDNLVNHFTYAFVGDGCLQEGIGQEMISLAGHLRLSKLVLLWDDNQITDDGSTELSISENVAERFRVADWHVVEVDGHDMEAVSLALDAARTDPRPSMIACRTMIAKGLARLQGQRGGHSARLFPEDATAARELLQWPHAPFEIPANILAPWREAGRRSLPSYEAWQARVTKLPEADRQEFERVMRGELPNGWQQVLHDYKRRAWDTSQNQSGILISAEINDLLTPVLPERMVGCADLEAPTSHKRRLSAFTAKDRHGAYVHCGVREHVMGSMANGMAAHGGILPLSVTYLAFSDYQRPSMRMAALMALPVKFVFSHDSIGIGKNGPTHQPVEILASLRAMPNMWVMRPADAIEAAECWELSLNHKSGPVSLVFARQNLPLVRTSHTEENLSRRGGYVLAETTCGPRLVTLLATGSEVMLAVQARAQLEASGIGAAVVSLPCWELFDAQDATYRRSVLGDDTVRVGIEAAARLGWDQYLGEHGGFIGMQSFGASGPADALYKKFGITPEAAVAEAHRLLKRKSKN from the coding sequence ATGTCCGCTTTGACCACCACCCCCCTTGCCAACGCCATACGCTTTCTGTCTATTGACGCAATCGTCAAGGCCGAAGAGGGCCACCAAGGCGTTCCGCTGGGCATGGCAGAAATTGCCACCGCGCTGTATACGCGCCACCTCAAGTTCAACCCGCAAGACGCTAACTGGGCCGATCGTGACCGCGTGGTGCTGTCCAATGGACATGGCTCCATGCTTCTGTATTCGCTGCTGCACCTAACGGGTTACCCAGACTTTCCGATTGAAGAAATTCAAAAATTTCGCGAGCTGGACTCAATTTGCGAAGGCCACCCCGAACGCCCACACGGAGCGATCAACGGCATTGAAGTCACCACGGGCCCTCTCGGACAAGGCATTGCCAATGCGTTTGGTATGGCCATCGCCGAGGCTTATCTCAACGCGCGCTTTGGCGACAACTTGGTGAATCATTTCACGTACGCCTTCGTCGGCGACGGGTGCCTGCAAGAAGGCATTGGCCAGGAAATGATTTCTCTCGCAGGACATCTGCGCTTATCCAAGCTGGTTCTGCTTTGGGATGACAACCAAATCACAGACGATGGCAGCACCGAATTGTCGATCAGCGAGAACGTCGCGGAACGCTTTCGAGTTGCAGACTGGCATGTCGTTGAAGTCGATGGTCATGACATGGAAGCCGTTTCGCTTGCGTTAGATGCCGCGCGTACCGACCCGCGACCGTCCATGATCGCGTGTCGCACCATGATCGCCAAAGGCCTTGCACGTCTGCAAGGGCAACGCGGCGGCCACAGCGCGCGACTCTTCCCAGAAGACGCAACAGCTGCGCGTGAATTGCTGCAATGGCCGCATGCACCATTTGAAATACCCGCAAACATCTTGGCGCCTTGGCGTGAAGCTGGTAGACGCAGCTTGCCATCGTATGAGGCCTGGCAAGCGCGGGTTACGAAGCTACCTGAAGCAGACCGCCAGGAGTTCGAACGTGTCATGCGTGGAGAACTTCCTAACGGATGGCAACAGGTCTTGCACGATTACAAACGCCGCGCGTGGGACACATCGCAAAACCAAAGCGGGATTTTGATCTCTGCCGAAATCAACGACTTACTAACACCCGTGTTACCCGAACGCATGGTCGGCTGTGCCGACTTAGAAGCGCCAACCAGCCACAAGCGTCGCTTGTCTGCGTTCACTGCAAAGGATCGCCATGGCGCTTATGTGCATTGCGGCGTACGCGAGCATGTGATGGGCTCCATGGCCAATGGCATGGCGGCACACGGCGGCATCCTGCCGCTGAGTGTGACGTACTTGGCTTTTTCTGATTACCAACGTCCCTCCATGCGAATGGCTGCCTTGATGGCGTTGCCAGTTAAATTTGTTTTCAGTCACGACTCCATTGGCATTGGCAAGAACGGCCCCACACACCAGCCTGTAGAAATATTGGCATCCTTACGTGCCATGCCCAACATGTGGGTCATGCGTCCCGCCGATGCGATAGAGGCAGCCGAGTGCTGGGAGCTTTCGCTCAATCACAAGAGCGGCCCCGTCAGCTTGGTGTTCGCTCGCCAAAACTTACCGCTCGTGCGTACCTCACACACAGAAGAAAATTTATCGCGTCGCGGAGGCTATGTCTTAGCAGAAACCACATGCGGTCCTCGCCTTGTCACGTTGCTCGCAACGGGCTCAGAGGTCATGCTTGCCGTTCAGGCGCGAGCACAACTAGAGGCCTCAGGCATTGGCGCAGCTGTCGTTTCATTGCCATGCTGGGAGCTCTTTGATGCACAAGACGCAACGTACCGTCGTAGCGTCCTTGGGGACGACACTGTGCGAGTTGGCATTGAAGCCGCAGCACGCTTGGGTTGGGATCAATATTTAGGTGAGCATGGCGGGTTCATCGGGATGCAAAGTTTTGGTGCCTCCGGTCCAGCCGATGCGCTTTACAAAAAATTTGGCATCACTCCCGAGGCGGCGGTGGCCGAGGCACACCGCTTACTCAAACGCAAGTCGAAGAACTGA
- a CDS encoding urease subunit gamma produces the protein MELTPREKDKLLIFTAALLAERRQARGLKLNYPEAVALISAAVMEGARDGKTVAQLMSAGRNVLTRADVMEGVAEMIPDIQVEATFPDGTKLVTVHQPIL, from the coding sequence ATGGAACTCACTCCTCGCGAAAAAGACAAGCTCTTGATCTTCACTGCCGCCTTGTTGGCCGAGCGCCGACAAGCCCGTGGCTTGAAGCTCAACTACCCCGAAGCCGTGGCCCTCATCAGCGCAGCCGTCATGGAAGGCGCCCGTGATGGCAAAACCGTGGCGCAACTCATGAGCGCAGGACGCAACGTGCTCACCCGCGCCGATGTGATGGAGGGCGTGGCCGAGATGATTCCCGACATCCAAGTCGAAGCCACCTTCCCCGACGGCACCAAGCTCGTGACCGTTCACCAACCCATTCTTTGA
- the ureE gene encoding urease accessory protein UreE → MLTCSKLIAGGQGLAAALVKRAATVALDWDVRQKSRFDATDSTGRALGVFLPRGTLVRGGDVLVLEDGSLVRVQAAPQEVLRITACAQHGSAFDLTRAAYHLGNRHVPIELKPDHLKIEPDHVLADMLRAMHMTVVTVHEAFEPEGGAYSSHGHAQRHEHDHSHSHKHDAHGHVHGPHCKHDH, encoded by the coding sequence ATGCTCACCTGTTCTAAATTAATCGCTGGCGGCCAAGGCTTGGCCGCTGCCTTGGTCAAACGCGCCGCCACCGTGGCGCTGGATTGGGATGTGCGCCAAAAAAGCCGCTTTGATGCGACCGATTCCACAGGGCGTGCCTTGGGCGTGTTCTTGCCACGCGGCACCTTGGTGCGCGGTGGCGATGTGCTGGTGCTCGAAGATGGTTCACTCGTACGCGTGCAAGCCGCCCCACAAGAAGTGCTGCGCATCACCGCGTGTGCCCAACACGGCTCGGCCTTCGATTTGACGCGTGCGGCCTACCATCTGGGCAACCGCCATGTGCCGATTGAACTCAAGCCCGATCATTTGAAAATTGAACCCGACCATGTGCTGGCCGACATGCTGCGCGCCATGCACATGACGGTGGTCACCGTGCATGAGGCGTTTGAGCCAGAGGGTGGTGCGTACAGCAGCCATGGGCACGCGCAAAGGCATGAGCATGACCATAGCCATTCACATAAACACGATGCACATGGCCATGTACACGGCCCCCATTGCAAACATGACCATTGA
- a CDS encoding urease subunit beta has translation MTPGELLIDEGEHVLNPDRRTHTLVVQNASDRPIQVGSHYHFAETNAGLRFDRVAAHGMRLNIASGTAVRFEPGQQRTVELVDLSGERQVFGFRGLVNGAVDQSAADKGHK, from the coding sequence ATGACACCCGGTGAACTCTTGATCGATGAGGGCGAACACGTCCTCAACCCTGACCGACGCACGCACACGCTGGTCGTGCAAAACGCCAGCGACCGCCCCATCCAAGTGGGCTCGCACTACCACTTTGCCGAAACCAATGCGGGCTTGCGCTTTGACCGCGTTGCTGCACACGGCATGCGTTTGAACATCGCATCCGGCACGGCGGTGCGCTTTGAGCCGGGCCAACAGCGCACGGTCGAGCTGGTCGACCTGAGTGGCGAGCGCCAAGTGTTTGGCTTTCGCGGTTTGGTGAATGGCGCGGTGGATCAAAGCGCCGCCGATAAAGGACACAAGTGA
- the ureC gene encoding urease subunit alpha produces the protein MATIGKRAYAEMFGPTVGDRLRLADTNLVIEVEKDFTLQAGGYGEEVKFGGGKTIRDGMAQSQRTRDGAGTGPQAGGAVDTVMTNALIIDHWGIVKADIGLKGGRIVAIGKAGNPDTQPGVDIVIGPGTEVISCEGNIVTAGGVDTHIHFIAPQQIEEALTSGVTTMLGGGTGPATGTFATTCTPGAWNIERMLQAADAFPMNLGFLGKGNAALPDSLHEQINAGAIGLKLHEDWGTTPAAIDNCLNVAEATDTQVAIHTDTLNESGFVEDTVAAFKGRTIHTFHTEGAGGGHAPDILKVVGEANVLPSSTNPTRPYTVNTLDEHVDMLMVCHHLDPAIAEDLAFAESRIRRETIAAEDILHDLGAISMMSSDSQAMGRVGEVIIRTWQTAHKMKAQRGALPGDTDRHDNFRVKRYIAKYTINPSIAHGISHEVGSVEVGKWADLVVWKPAFFGIKPSIILKGGFIAMAAMGDPNASIPTPQPVHYRPMFGAYGGALHRGSLTFVSQAGLATGIGQKFGLHKTLSAVKNIRSVGKRDMIHNDYAPRMEVDAQTYAVRADGHLLTCEPAVSLPMTQRYFLF, from the coding sequence ATGGCAACCATTGGCAAACGCGCTTACGCCGAAATGTTTGGCCCCACCGTGGGCGACCGCCTGCGCTTGGCAGACACCAACTTGGTCATTGAAGTTGAAAAAGACTTCACGCTGCAAGCAGGCGGCTATGGCGAAGAAGTGAAGTTCGGCGGCGGCAAAACCATCCGCGACGGCATGGCGCAATCGCAGCGCACACGCGATGGTGCAGGTACGGGCCCGCAAGCGGGTGGCGCCGTGGACACCGTGATGACCAACGCGCTCATCATCGACCACTGGGGCATCGTGAAAGCCGACATCGGTTTGAAAGGTGGCCGCATCGTGGCCATTGGCAAAGCGGGCAACCCCGACACGCAACCGGGCGTGGACATCGTCATTGGCCCAGGCACGGAGGTGATCAGCTGCGAAGGCAACATCGTCACGGCAGGCGGCGTGGACACGCACATCCACTTCATCGCGCCCCAACAAATTGAAGAAGCCTTGACCAGTGGCGTGACCACCATGCTCGGCGGCGGCACCGGCCCAGCAACAGGCACCTTTGCCACCACCTGCACACCGGGCGCTTGGAACATCGAACGTATGTTGCAAGCGGCAGACGCCTTCCCCATGAACCTTGGCTTCTTGGGCAAAGGCAATGCCGCGCTGCCCGATTCGTTGCACGAGCAAATCAACGCAGGCGCGATTGGTTTGAAGCTGCACGAAGACTGGGGCACCACGCCCGCGGCGATTGACAACTGCTTGAACGTGGCCGAAGCCACCGACACGCAAGTGGCCATCCACACCGACACGCTCAACGAGAGTGGCTTTGTGGAAGACACCGTGGCTGCCTTCAAGGGCCGCACCATCCACACCTTCCACACCGAAGGTGCGGGCGGTGGTCATGCGCCCGACATTTTGAAAGTGGTGGGCGAGGCCAATGTGTTGCCCAGCTCCACCAACCCCACGCGCCCGTACACGGTGAACACGCTCGACGAGCATGTGGACATGCTCATGGTGTGCCACCACCTCGACCCCGCGATTGCCGAAGACTTGGCCTTTGCCGAAAGCCGCATTCGCCGCGAGACCATTGCGGCCGAAGACATCTTGCACGATCTCGGTGCCATCAGCATGATGAGCAGCGACAGCCAAGCGATGGGGCGTGTGGGTGAAGTCATCATCCGCACTTGGCAAACCGCGCACAAGATGAAAGCGCAGCGTGGTGCTCTGCCGGGCGATACCGATCGCCACGACAACTTCCGCGTCAAGCGCTACATCGCCAAGTACACCATCAACCCTTCTATTGCCCACGGCATCAGCCACGAAGTGGGCAGCGTGGAAGTGGGCAAATGGGCCGACCTGGTGGTGTGGAAGCCCGCGTTCTTTGGCATCAAGCCCAGCATCATTTTGAAAGGTGGCTTCATCGCCATGGCGGCGATGGGCGACCCCAATGCCTCCATTCCCACACCGCAGCCCGTGCACTACCGCCCCATGTTTGGTGCGTATGGCGGTGCCTTGCACCGTGGCTCGCTCACCTTTGTGTCGCAAGCGGGTTTGGCTACTGGCATTGGGCAAAAGTTTGGTTTGCACAAAACCCTGAGTGCCGTGAAGAACATTCGCAGCGTGGGCAAACGTGACATGATTCACAACGACTACGCACCGCGCATGGAAGTGGATGCACAAACCTATGCGGTGCGCGCCGATGGTCATTTGCTCACCTGCGAACCCGCGGTGAGCTTGCCCATGACCCAACGCTATTTCTTGTTCTAA
- a CDS encoding SDR family oxidoreductase yields MLLKDKVAVITGGASLNGLGFATARMMAAQGAKVVILDLEQANPQAAAAQLGAEHLGLVANVTDKASCEAAAAQIKAKYGRIDILVNNAGITQPVKFLDISGADYDRIMDVSLRGTLYASQAMLPTMLAQKSGSIICISSVSAQRGGGILGGPHYSAAKAGVLGLARAMAREYGGNNIRVNCVTPGLIATDINKGKIPEDKHQAILDGIPLARIGEPNDVAGCVVFLASDLSKYCTGVTLDVNGGMLIH; encoded by the coding sequence ATGTTGCTCAAAGACAAAGTGGCCGTCATCACCGGCGGTGCCAGCCTCAATGGCTTAGGTTTTGCCACCGCCCGCATGATGGCGGCGCAAGGTGCCAAGGTGGTGATTCTTGATCTGGAACAGGCCAACCCACAGGCCGCGGCCGCCCAATTAGGCGCCGAACACCTGGGCCTCGTGGCCAACGTGACTGACAAAGCATCGTGCGAAGCCGCTGCTGCGCAAATCAAAGCGAAATACGGTCGCATCGACATCTTGGTCAACAACGCAGGCATTACACAACCCGTCAAGTTCCTTGATATTTCCGGCGCAGACTACGATCGAATCATGGATGTCAGCCTTCGCGGGACGCTGTATGCCTCTCAGGCCATGCTGCCCACCATGCTGGCGCAAAAGAGCGGCTCGATCATCTGTATTTCCTCCGTGTCGGCACAACGCGGCGGCGGCATCTTGGGTGGTCCACACTACTCCGCAGCAAAAGCTGGCGTGCTGGGTCTCGCCCGTGCCATGGCGCGTGAATACGGCGGCAACAACATTCGCGTCAACTGCGTCACACCTGGTCTGATCGCAACCGACATCAACAAAGGCAAGATTCCAGAAGACAAGCATCAGGCCATTCTGGATGGCATTCCACTCGCCCGCATCGGTGAACCCAACGACGTCGCAGGCTGCGTGGTATTTCTCGCGAGCGATCTGTCTAAATACTGCACGGGCGTCACACTTGATGTGAATGGCGGCATGTTGATCCACTGA